The following DNA comes from Corallococcus silvisoli.
AACCGGGAATGTCGAAGGTACAAAGACTCGTCAGCACCGCGCTGCCGCTGGCGCTGCTGGGTGTGGCTGCATACGTGCTGCACCGGGAGCTGTCGCACGTCCACCGTCATGACGTGTCGGCGGGGCTGGCGGCGGTGTCCTCGGGCCGCATCCTCCTGGCCCTGGCGGTCACCGCCGTGAACTACGTGGCCCTCACGCTGTACGACGTGCTGGCGCTGGGGCACGCGGGTCACCGGCTCCCGTACCCGCGCGTGGGGTTCACGTCCTTCGTGGGCTACGCCTTCGGGCACAACCTGGGCGCGTCATTCCTCAGCGGGGGGTCGGTTCGCTACCGGCTGTATTCCGCCTGGGGGCTCACCGCGCTGGATGTGGCGCGCGTCTCCGTGTTCAACGCGCTCACGTTCTGGCTGGGATTGGCCGCCGTCACCGGCACGTCGCTGCTGGTGGAGGGGGGCGGCGGGGTGCTGTCGGTGTCCGCCCCCGTGGCGCACGTGCTGGGCGCGGTGCTGTGGCTGCTGCTCGTGGGCTACTTCGTGGCCTGCGCCCGGGTGCGCCGGCCCCTGCGCGTGCGCGGGCTGGAGTGGACGCTGCCGACGCCCGCGCGGGCGTTGGCGCAGCTGGTGGTGTCGTGCACCGACTGGGTGCTGGCGGCGCTCGTGTTGTGGGTGCTGCTGCCGGCGGACAGCGGCGTGTCGCTGCCGTCGCTCACCGCGCTGTTCGCGCTGGCTCAGCTGGCCGGCATCGCCAGCCAGGTGCCGGCGGGGCTGGGCGTCTTCGAGACGGTGATGTTGTCCGCGCTCACGCCGCACGTGCCCGCGTCCCAGGTGGTGGGCATGCTGCTCATCTACCGGTTCGTCTACTACCTGGTGCCCTTCACGGTGGCGGCGCTCCTGCTCGCGGGGCACGAGGTGCTTCAGCGCCGTCACCACCTGACGCGGCTGGCGAAGGTCATGCACAGCTCGTTCGCGCCGGTGGTGCCCTGGGTCGCGTCGGCGGTGGCGTTCGTGGCGGGCACGGTGCTGTTGTTCTCTGGCGCGACGCCGACGGAGAGGGATCGATTGGCGGTGCTGCGCCGCCTGGTGCCGCTGTCGCTGCTGGAGGTGTCGCACCTGTTGGGGAGCCTGGTGGGCCTGGCGCTGCTGCTGCTCGCGCGCGGGCTCCAGCGGCGGCTGGACGCGGCCTACGTGCTGACGCAGGCGCTGCTGGTGGCGGGCGCGGTGTTCTCCGTGGTGAAGGGCGTGGACTACGAGGAGGCCACGCTGCTGCTGGTCCTCGCCGTGGCGCTGGCGCCCTTCCATCAGCAGTTCTACCGGCACGCGTCGCTCTTCGCGGAGGCCTTCAGCCCTGGGTGGCTGCTGGCCGCGGTGGCGGTGGTGGGCGCGTCGGTGTGGCTGGGGTTCTTCTCGTACCGGCACGTGGATTACAGCCACGATCTCTGGTGGCGCTTCACCTTCTCAGGCGACGCGCCGCGCTTCCTGCGCGCCAGCGTGGGCGTGCTGGGCGCGACCGTGGTGGCGGGAATCGCCTCGCTCCTGCGCCCGGCCGGGGCGCGCACGCACCCCCCGACGTTGGAGGAGCTGCGGAAGGTGCGGCCCCTGGTGGCGAGCGCGACGGAGTCCATGGCCTCGCTGGCGCTGGTGGGGGACAAGTCGCTGCTGTTCAACGACGCGGGAGACGCCTTCCTCATGTACGGCGTGGCCGGCCGCGCGTGGGTGTCCATGGGGGATCCGGTGGGGCCTCCGGAAGCCGCGACGGAGCTGGCGTGGCGCTTCCGCGAGCTGGCGGATCGGCACCATGGCTGGGCGTGCTTCTACCAGGTGGGGCCGGGAGCGCTGCCGCGCTACCTGGACCTGGGCCTGACGCTGCTCAAGCTGGGCGAGGAGGCCACGGTGCCGCTGGAGGACTTCAGCCTGGAGGGGCCGGAGCGCCGCGGCCTGCGCCACGGCGTGCGCCGCATGGAGCGCGAGGGCTGGACGTTCGAGGTACGGCCGCGTGAGGCCGTGCCGGAGCTGATGCCTCGGTTACAGGCCATCTCCGACGCGTGGCTCGCGGAGAAGAACACGCGCGAGAAGGGCTTCAGCCTGGGCTGGTTCTCCCCGCGCTACCTGGAGCAGGGGCCCGTGGCGTTGGTGTGCAAGGACGGCGTCCTCACGGGCTTCGCCAACGTGTGGGCCCCGGACACGAAGGAGGAGCTGAGCGTGGACCTCATGCGCTACCTGCCGGGCAGCCCGCACGGCGCCATGGACTACCTCTTCACGTCGCTGATGCTCTGGGGCCGGCAGCAGGGCTTCCACCGCTTCAACCTGGGCATGGCGCCCTTCAGCGGCTTCGAGGAGCGCACGCTCGCGCCGGTGTGGAACCGGCTGGGCGCGCTCGTGTTCCGGCACGGCGAGCACTTCTACAACTTCCAGGGGCTGCGCCACTACAAGGAGAAGTTCCGTCCGGACTGGTCGCCGCGCTACCTGGCGTCGCCGGGGGGGCTCGCGCTGCCGGGGGTTCTCACGGGCGTGGCCTCGCTGGTGTCGCGCGGGCTGGGAGGGGTGGTGGCGCGATGAAGAAGCGCGCGGGCTGGTTCCTGGTGGGGGCGGTGCTGGCGCTGACCCTGGCGCTCCTCCCCGCGTCCCGCACCTGCGCGGCGCCCCCCGCGCCCCAGGCTCCGGCGTCCGCGTCAGCGCCCGCGCCTGTCCCCGCGGCGCCGGCGGCGCCGAGCGTGGAGACGCTGAACCCCGGTGGCCGCTTCGGGCACGTCACGGTGGTGACGCCCCCGGGGGCGCCAGCGACGGTGGCGCTGCTCCTGGCGGATGGCCCGGCGGATCAGGGCCGGGGCCGGGAGCTGGCCCTGGTGCTGGCCTCGCACGGCGCGCTGGTGCTCGCGGTGGACGGCAGGGCCTACCTGCGCGCGCTGGAGAAGGGCAAGCGGTGCGCGTACCCGGCGGGCGACCTGGAGGTCCTGAGCCAGGGCTACCAGCAGCACGCGAAGCTGCCCGAATACCTGCACCCGGTGCTCGTGGGGGAGGGCATTGGCGCGGCCGTGGCCTACGCGGCGCTGGCCCAGGCTCCGGAGGGGACGTTCCGGGGCGCGGTGAGCGTGGACTTCACGCCGGAGCTGACGACGTCCGCCGTCTTCTGTCCGGGCGCGGGCCTGGTGCGCTCGCGCGCGGCCAAGGACACCCAGGAGCGGCTGGGACCGGCGCGCGTCCTGACGGAGCCGTGGGTGCTGCTCGTCGCGGACCACGACGCGACCCACCGGGTGAAGGCCGCGCATGACTTCACGCGCGCGCTGAGGACGGGCCGCGTGGTGACGGTGCCCGGCCCGGGCCTGGCCCGCATGCCCGTGTCCTCGTGGCAGGGGCCGCTCCTCGCCGCCTACGACGCCGCTGCGGTGCCGCTCGCCGCGGAGCATCTGCCCCTGGTGTCCGGGGCCCCGGTGCCGGATGCGGGCGTGGGGACGCTCGCCGGAGACGCGTCGGTGGAGGGGCTGCCGCTCGTGGAGGTCCCCGCGACGTCCGCCCCCCAGAGCGACACGCTGGCGCTCATCGTCACCGGGGATGGCGGCTGGGCGAGCCTGGATCAGTCCGTGGCGGAGTCGCTCGCGGGCCAGGGCATTCCCGTCGTGGGGTTCAACTCGCTGCGCTACTTCTGGAAGCGCCGGACCCCGGAGGAGACGTCCGCGGACGTGGCCCGCGCGCTGCGCCACTTCCTGGCCTCCTGGGGCAAGCAGCGCGTGATGCTGTTGGGCTATTCGCGCGGCGCGGACGTGGTGCCGGCCATCGCCGCGCGCCTGCCGGAGGACCTGCGGGCCCGGGTGCGGCTGCTCGTCCTGCTCGCGCCCGGGAAGGAGGCGGAGTTCGAGGTGCACGTCACCGATATCTTCGGAGGCAAGGGCCGCCCCACGAACGCGGTGCTCCCGGACGTGAAGGCCCTGAAGGGCACGCCGGTGCTCTGCCTCTACGGCGACGAGGAGCTGGCGGACAGCCTCTGCCCGGCGCTGTCGGACGTGCCCGGCGCCCGGGCCACCATGCTCAAGGGGGGACACCACTTCGACGGGGACTACGCCGCCATCGCGCGTCTGGTGATGCGGGAACTCGGTATGGCTTTACCCTGATGCTCCCGGGTCGCGCCGTCCGTCGGTTGGCGGACGCGTGATTGTCTTTGTCGGGAGGTGCATTGACTTGCATCCGTCGAACCTCTACTTCGCACGGCCCGGCTTCTGGCGCGCCGGGTCTCTGGGGGTTCACACATGGTCAAGCAGTCCGCACCGGTCGTCAGCACCGTCGAAGGGCAGCTTCAAGGTGTCGCCGAGGAAGGAGTGTATGCCTTCAAGGGCATCCCCTACGCCCAGCCTCCGGTGGGCGCGCTGCGCTGGCGCGCGCCCGCACCGCTCGCCCCCTGGAAGTACCTCCGGCAGGCCGCGGCGTTCGGCAACTCCTCGCTTCAGTCGCGGGAGGACTGCATCGCGAACGGCGGCGATCCGCATCCCATGGACGAGGACTGTCTCTATCTCAACGTCTGGACGCCCCGCGTGGAGGCCCAGGCGAAGCTGCCGGTCATCGTGTGGATCCACGGCGGCGCGTATGTGATTGGCGCGAGCGGCCTGCCCCCGTACAGCGGCGTGCCGCTGGCGTCGCGGGATGCCGTCGTGGTCACGCTGAACTACCGCCTGGGCCACCTGGGCTTCCTGGCCCATCCGGCGCTGCTGGAGGAGCCCGGCGGCGGCGCGGCCAACTTCGGCCTGTTGGATCAGGTCGCCGCGCTCCAGTGGGTGCACCGCAACATCGCGCGCTTCGGAGGGGAC
Coding sequences within:
- a CDS encoding virulence factor family protein — encoded protein: MKKRAGWFLVGAVLALTLALLPASRTCAAPPAPQAPASASAPAPVPAAPAAPSVETLNPGGRFGHVTVVTPPGAPATVALLLADGPADQGRGRELALVLASHGALVLAVDGRAYLRALEKGKRCAYPAGDLEVLSQGYQQHAKLPEYLHPVLVGEGIGAAVAYAALAQAPEGTFRGAVSVDFTPELTTSAVFCPGAGLVRSRAAKDTQERLGPARVLTEPWVLLVADHDATHRVKAAHDFTRALRTGRVVTVPGPGLARMPVSSWQGPLLAAYDAAAVPLAAEHLPLVSGAPVPDAGVGTLAGDASVEGLPLVEVPATSAPQSDTLALIVTGDGGWASLDQSVAESLAGQGIPVVGFNSLRYFWKRRTPEETSADVARALRHFLASWGKQRVMLLGYSRGADVVPAIAARLPEDLRARVRLLVLLAPGKEAEFEVHVTDIFGGKGRPTNAVLPDVKALKGTPVLCLYGDEELADSLCPALSDVPGARATMLKGGHHFDGDYAAIARLVMRELGMALP
- the mprF gene encoding bifunctional lysylphosphatidylglycerol flippase/synthetase MprF; this encodes MSKVQRLVSTALPLALLGVAAYVLHRELSHVHRHDVSAGLAAVSSGRILLALAVTAVNYVALTLYDVLALGHAGHRLPYPRVGFTSFVGYAFGHNLGASFLSGGSVRYRLYSAWGLTALDVARVSVFNALTFWLGLAAVTGTSLLVEGGGGVLSVSAPVAHVLGAVLWLLLVGYFVACARVRRPLRVRGLEWTLPTPARALAQLVVSCTDWVLAALVLWVLLPADSGVSLPSLTALFALAQLAGIASQVPAGLGVFETVMLSALTPHVPASQVVGMLLIYRFVYYLVPFTVAALLLAGHEVLQRRHHLTRLAKVMHSSFAPVVPWVASAVAFVAGTVLLFSGATPTERDRLAVLRRLVPLSLLEVSHLLGSLVGLALLLLARGLQRRLDAAYVLTQALLVAGAVFSVVKGVDYEEATLLLVLAVALAPFHQQFYRHASLFAEAFSPGWLLAAVAVVGASVWLGFFSYRHVDYSHDLWWRFTFSGDAPRFLRASVGVLGATVVAGIASLLRPAGARTHPPTLEELRKVRPLVASATESMASLALVGDKSLLFNDAGDAFLMYGVAGRAWVSMGDPVGPPEAATELAWRFRELADRHHGWACFYQVGPGALPRYLDLGLTLLKLGEEATVPLEDFSLEGPERRGLRHGVRRMEREGWTFEVRPREAVPELMPRLQAISDAWLAEKNTREKGFSLGWFSPRYLEQGPVALVCKDGVLTGFANVWAPDTKEELSVDLMRYLPGSPHGAMDYLFTSLMLWGRQQGFHRFNLGMAPFSGFEERTLAPVWNRLGALVFRHGEHFYNFQGLRHYKEKFRPDWSPRYLASPGGLALPGVLTGVASLVSRGLGGVVAR